A region of Paractinoplanes abujensis DNA encodes the following proteins:
- a CDS encoding tetratricopeptide repeat protein has product MDVRRAADRALEQARSALATDQPERAADHLAGALAHAPTLPEVHEVLGRLAARPGGGLDLFRAGPHASPGRLAARAHLLAAAGRPEDGLPLLAAASGQSPAADWAGIPWVDEPALGVRIEPGLLAQVLMRLCTRVGEPAPPTLRPYLTVVRHALAAYPEHAMLLGAGSALARRVGEHDLAVDWAARGARVRPSKLGEIWLGYAYRSAGKLPEALAALRRAVAHDPDDLSVYADIAGTLADNGRLDDALSWVDRALERDPDYDCAVHTAHRLRHRADGDLTHLVRLADYIRDHPDESHEHTDLADCCRDTPWLSGAPAAAPLPRGSAPVAAEPTPDAVRRLRQVAALSWAHPPAAYDAALQLIMVSPADLLALLAHPPADVAAPEVWACLGLLHHRAEEGWLDSERRRMLLGLVDGGADRVTEAALFALIVAAWTDPSARADVARVVTARLTEVASRPGARSFAELALATPDLDQSARQLATAITRMPVVPRPRGRSRLSLRWRRG; this is encoded by the coding sequence GTGGATGTACGCCGCGCCGCCGACCGCGCTCTTGAACAGGCAAGATCGGCCCTGGCGACGGATCAACCGGAGCGCGCCGCCGATCACCTCGCCGGCGCGCTGGCCCACGCCCCCACGCTGCCCGAGGTGCACGAGGTGCTCGGACGCCTCGCGGCCCGGCCCGGCGGCGGGCTCGACCTCTTCCGCGCCGGGCCGCACGCCTCCCCCGGCCGGCTCGCCGCCCGCGCGCACCTGCTCGCCGCGGCCGGGCGCCCCGAGGACGGCCTGCCCCTGCTCGCCGCGGCCAGCGGACAGTCACCCGCCGCCGACTGGGCGGGCATCCCCTGGGTGGACGAGCCCGCCCTGGGCGTCCGGATCGAACCCGGGCTGCTGGCCCAGGTTCTCATGCGCCTCTGCACCCGGGTGGGGGAACCGGCGCCGCCGACGCTGCGCCCCTACCTGACCGTGGTGCGCCACGCGCTGGCTGCCTATCCGGAGCACGCCATGCTGCTGGGCGCCGGCTCCGCGCTGGCCCGCCGCGTCGGGGAGCACGACCTGGCCGTCGACTGGGCCGCCCGCGGGGCCCGTGTCCGGCCGTCCAAGCTCGGGGAGATCTGGCTCGGGTACGCCTATCGCAGCGCCGGCAAGCTGCCCGAGGCGCTCGCGGCCCTGCGCCGCGCGGTGGCCCACGACCCCGACGACCTTTCCGTGTACGCCGACATCGCCGGCACCCTGGCCGACAACGGCCGCCTCGACGACGCGCTGAGCTGGGTCGACCGCGCGCTGGAACGCGACCCCGACTACGACTGCGCCGTGCACACCGCGCACCGGCTGCGGCACCGCGCCGACGGCGACCTCACGCACCTGGTGCGGCTGGCCGACTACATCCGCGACCACCCCGACGAATCGCACGAGCACACCGACCTGGCCGACTGCTGCCGCGACACCCCGTGGCTGAGCGGTGCGCCCGCGGCCGCGCCTCTGCCCCGCGGCAGCGCGCCGGTGGCCGCCGAGCCCACCCCCGACGCCGTACGCCGGCTCCGGCAGGTCGCCGCGCTCTCGTGGGCGCACCCACCGGCGGCGTACGACGCCGCCCTACAGCTGATCATGGTGTCCCCGGCCGACCTGCTGGCGCTGCTGGCGCACCCGCCGGCCGATGTGGCGGCGCCCGAGGTCTGGGCCTGCCTGGGACTGCTGCACCACCGCGCCGAAGAGGGCTGGCTCGACTCCGAGCGGCGGCGGATGCTGCTGGGCCTGGTCGACGGCGGGGCCGACCGGGTCACCGAGGCGGCGCTGTTCGCCCTGATCGTGGCCGCCTGGACCGACCCGTCGGCGCGGGCCGACGTGGCCCGGGTCGTCACCGCGCGGCTCACCGAGGTGGCGTCGCGGCCCGGCGCGCGTTCGTTCGCCGAGCTGGCCCTGGCCACGCCCGACCTCGACCAGTCGGCGCGGCAGCTGGCCACGGCCATCACCCGAATGCCCGTGGTGCCCCGGCCGCGCGGCCGGAGCCGTCTGTCCCTGCGCTGGCGGCGAGGTTAG
- a CDS encoding SIS domain-containing protein: MAADIAEQPGGFARLLDGEHAGAIAAVAAEVARRKPRNVVFVARGTSDHAALYGAYLTEIRLGLPVASASPSAITLFGARPTFTDTLVVGVSQSGGSPDLTGVLQVARETGGLTLAVTNNPDSPLARAAEFSIDVAAGHERAVAATKTYTAELLALLLLIEGIRSGDGSLPDDERAALDKLPQLAEDALADRTADDLAQRYRFASRLVTTGRGYAYPTAREAALKLMETSYLPALAFSGADLLHGPLAMTDPDVPVLAVVGDGPGGQSMRDVVTRLGERRADVVTIGATDVPGAAGRLPVPELTDERYSALLDILPLQKLALALALARGEDPDAPRGLKKVTTTL, translated from the coding sequence ATGGCCGCGGACATCGCGGAACAACCGGGCGGATTCGCGCGGTTGCTCGACGGTGAGCACGCCGGCGCGATCGCCGCCGTCGCCGCCGAGGTGGCCCGCCGTAAGCCCCGCAATGTCGTGTTCGTGGCCCGGGGCACCTCCGACCACGCCGCGCTCTACGGGGCCTATCTGACCGAGATCCGGCTCGGCCTGCCCGTGGCCAGCGCCTCGCCCAGCGCGATCACGCTCTTCGGGGCCCGGCCCACCTTCACCGACACGCTCGTCGTGGGCGTCAGCCAGAGCGGCGGCTCGCCCGACCTCACCGGCGTGCTGCAGGTGGCCCGCGAGACCGGGGGCCTGACCCTCGCGGTCACCAACAACCCCGACTCACCGCTGGCCCGGGCGGCCGAGTTCTCGATCGACGTGGCGGCCGGTCACGAACGGGCGGTCGCGGCCACCAAGACGTACACGGCCGAGCTCCTCGCCCTGCTGCTGCTGATCGAGGGCATCCGATCGGGCGACGGCTCGCTGCCCGACGACGAACGGGCCGCGCTGGACAAGCTGCCCCAGCTGGCCGAGGACGCCTTGGCCGACCGTACGGCCGACGACCTCGCGCAGCGCTACCGGTTCGCGTCGCGCCTGGTCACGACCGGCCGTGGGTATGCCTACCCGACCGCCCGCGAGGCCGCGCTCAAGCTGATGGAGACGTCGTACCTGCCCGCCCTGGCCTTCTCGGGCGCCGACTTGCTGCACGGGCCGCTGGCCATGACCGACCCGGACGTGCCGGTGCTCGCGGTCGTGGGCGACGGGCCGGGCGGGCAGTCGATGCGTGACGTGGTGACCCGGCTCGGCGAGCGGCGGGCCGACGTGGTGACGATCGGCGCGACCGACGTGCCGGGCGCGGCCGGGCGGCTGCCGGTGCCGGAGCTGACCGATGAGCGGTACAGCGCGCTGCTCGACATCCTGCCCTTGCAGAAGCTGGCCCTCGCCCTGGCGCTGGCCCGCGGCGAGGACCCGGACGCGCCTCGGGGGCTGAAGAAGGTCACCACGACGCTTTAG
- a CDS encoding sensor histidine kinase — protein sequence MSTLRDLAEEHTGLGPADIDHLHRIAGDWQLLSDLSFADLLMWVPVKREAGQPREYLCVAQVRPTTAPTAYQDDQVGKIVGGPEVAHLDIAFAQERIWREGDPVWYGDTPARHEAIPVRLRDPNDREEGYSEVIAVIGRDTNLSTARTPSQLELNYLTTADDLAQMVADGTFPPPRHPGETTSAPRVGDGLVRLDAGGKVTYASPNAQSAYRRLGFNAHLVGEELSALTSRLAADPLEGNDTAERILSALRGESPPRQEMEARGATVLIRALPLLPAGVPIGALVLVRDVTEVRRRDRALMTKDATIREIHHRVKNNLQTVAALLRLQARRVDAPEARMALQESVRRVASIALVHETLSMSSDEAVEFDGIVDRVATAATEVAATSVPVKMRRQGTFGVLPAEIATSLVMVLNELLINAVEHGFPASEDDDEPPVEREDQGEVVVSAHRFRKQLHVTVADNGQGLPADFRADDSQRLGLQIVRALATGELRGSIELRNRAGGGTEAVLVVPLGKR from the coding sequence GTGTCAACGTTGCGTGATCTGGCCGAGGAGCACACCGGCCTGGGCCCGGCCGACATCGACCACCTGCACCGCATCGCCGGTGACTGGCAGCTGCTGTCCGATCTCTCCTTCGCCGACCTGCTGATGTGGGTGCCGGTGAAGCGGGAGGCCGGGCAGCCGCGCGAGTATCTCTGTGTGGCCCAGGTGCGGCCGACCACGGCCCCGACGGCCTACCAGGACGATCAGGTCGGCAAGATCGTCGGCGGACCGGAGGTGGCCCACCTCGACATCGCCTTCGCCCAGGAGCGGATCTGGCGTGAGGGCGACCCGGTCTGGTACGGCGACACCCCGGCCCGGCACGAGGCGATTCCCGTACGGCTGCGCGACCCGAACGACCGCGAGGAGGGCTACAGCGAGGTCATCGCGGTGATCGGCCGCGACACCAACCTGTCCACTGCCCGTACGCCGTCCCAGCTCGAACTCAACTACCTGACCACCGCCGACGACCTGGCCCAGATGGTGGCCGACGGCACCTTCCCGCCACCTCGGCACCCGGGCGAGACCACTTCCGCCCCGCGCGTCGGCGACGGCCTGGTCCGCCTCGACGCGGGCGGCAAGGTCACGTACGCCAGCCCGAACGCCCAGTCGGCGTACCGGCGTCTGGGTTTCAACGCCCACCTGGTCGGTGAGGAGCTCTCGGCGCTGACCAGCCGGCTCGCGGCCGACCCGCTGGAGGGCAACGACACCGCCGAGCGGATTTTGTCCGCGCTGCGTGGTGAGTCGCCGCCCCGGCAGGAGATGGAGGCCCGCGGCGCCACCGTGCTGATCCGCGCGCTGCCGCTGCTGCCGGCCGGGGTGCCGATCGGTGCGCTGGTCCTCGTCCGCGACGTGACCGAGGTCCGCCGCCGCGACCGCGCGCTGATGACCAAGGACGCGACCATCCGCGAAATCCACCACCGGGTCAAGAACAACCTGCAGACCGTGGCCGCGCTGCTGCGCCTGCAGGCCCGCCGCGTCGACGCCCCCGAGGCCCGGATGGCGCTGCAGGAGTCGGTGCGCCGGGTGGCCTCGATCGCCCTGGTGCACGAGACCCTGTCGATGTCGAGCGACGAGGCGGTCGAGTTCGACGGGATCGTGGACCGGGTCGCCACAGCCGCCACCGAGGTCGCCGCGACCAGCGTGCCGGTCAAGATGCGCCGCCAGGGCACGTTCGGGGTGCTGCCCGCCGAGATCGCCACGTCGCTGGTCATGGTGCTCAACGAGCTGCTGATCAACGCGGTCGAGCACGGCTTCCCGGCGTCCGAGGACGACGACGAGCCCCCGGTCGAGCGGGAAGACCAGGGTGAGGTGGTGGTTTCCGCCCACCGGTTCCGCAAGCAGCTGCACGTCACCGTGGCCGACAACGGGCAGGGGCTGCCCGCTGACTTCCGCGCCGACGACAGCCAGCGGCTCGGCCTGCAGATCGTGCGCGCGCTGGCCACCGGCGAGCTGCGCGGCAGTATCGAGCTGCGCAACCGGGCCGGCGGGGGCACCGAGGCGGTTCTGGTCGTGCCGTTGGGCAAACGCTGA
- a CDS encoding nitrite/sulfite reductase yields MATPAKPTARPRKARGEGQWALGHREPLNPNERIKKDDNPLNVRARIENIYAHSGFASIDPQDLRGRFRWWGLYTQRKAGIDGGRTAVLEPHELEDEFFMLRVRIDGGALSVAQLRTIAEISREFGRDSADITDRQNIQLHWIRVEDMPEIWRRLEAVGLQTTEACGDCPRVVLGSPVAGISTDEVLDGTPAIDEILKRYIGDPQYSNLPRKFKSQISWLADGPYETNDISFVGVVHPQHGPGFDLWVGGGLSTNPRLAERLGVWVPRDEIPDVWEGVIGIFRDYGYRRLRNRARLKFLLADWGVAKFREILEKEYLGRALIDGPAPDLPAKPIDHIGVHKQVDGRNYVGAAPVVGRSSGTQLGRLADLVEQHGSDRVRLTAYQKLLVLDVTDEMVEPLIAGMRQIGLEARPSAWRRGTMACTGIEYCKLAIVETKARGEELVARLEERLKDFDADISIHINGCPNACARTQVADIGLKGQLVMNSHGEQVEGFQVHLGGGLGMAQGQTSGFGRKLRGLKATAEELPAYVERLARNYLDGRTARDESFATWVMRADEELLK; encoded by the coding sequence ATGGCGACCCCAGCTAAGCCGACCGCCCGCCCTCGTAAGGCGCGCGGCGAGGGTCAGTGGGCGCTCGGACACCGCGAGCCGCTCAACCCCAACGAGCGGATCAAGAAGGACGACAACCCGCTCAACGTCCGCGCCCGCATCGAGAACATCTACGCGCACAGCGGCTTCGCCTCGATCGACCCGCAGGACCTGCGCGGCCGTTTCCGCTGGTGGGGTCTTTACACCCAGCGCAAGGCGGGCATCGACGGCGGGCGTACGGCGGTGCTCGAGCCGCACGAGCTCGAGGACGAGTTCTTCATGCTGCGGGTGCGCATCGACGGCGGCGCGCTGTCGGTGGCCCAGCTCCGCACGATCGCCGAGATCTCCCGCGAGTTCGGCCGGGACAGCGCCGACATCACCGACCGGCAGAACATCCAGCTGCACTGGATCCGGGTCGAGGACATGCCCGAGATCTGGCGCCGGCTCGAGGCCGTCGGGCTGCAGACCACCGAGGCCTGCGGCGACTGCCCCCGCGTGGTGCTGGGCTCGCCCGTCGCCGGCATCTCGACCGACGAGGTGCTCGACGGCACCCCCGCGATCGACGAGATCCTCAAGCGCTACATCGGCGACCCGCAGTACTCCAACCTGCCGCGCAAGTTCAAGTCGCAGATCTCCTGGCTGGCCGACGGGCCGTACGAGACCAACGACATCTCCTTCGTCGGCGTGGTCCACCCGCAGCACGGCCCCGGCTTCGACCTCTGGGTCGGCGGCGGCCTCTCCACCAACCCGCGACTGGCCGAGCGGCTCGGCGTCTGGGTGCCGCGCGACGAGATCCCGGACGTCTGGGAAGGCGTCATCGGCATCTTCCGCGACTACGGCTACCGCCGCCTGCGCAACCGCGCCCGCCTGAAGTTCCTGCTGGCCGACTGGGGCGTGGCCAAGTTCCGCGAGATCCTCGAGAAGGAGTACCTGGGCCGCGCGCTGATCGACGGCCCCGCGCCCGACCTGCCGGCCAAGCCGATCGACCACATCGGCGTGCACAAGCAGGTCGACGGGCGCAACTACGTCGGCGCCGCGCCGGTCGTGGGCCGGTCCTCCGGCACTCAGCTGGGCCGGCTGGCCGACCTGGTCGAGCAGCACGGCTCCGACCGTGTACGGCTCACGGCGTACCAGAAGCTCCTGGTCCTCGACGTGACCGACGAGATGGTGGAGCCGCTGATCGCCGGCATGCGGCAGATCGGTCTGGAGGCGCGGCCCTCGGCGTGGCGGCGCGGCACCATGGCCTGCACGGGCATCGAGTACTGCAAGCTCGCGATCGTCGAGACCAAGGCCCGCGGCGAGGAACTGGTGGCCCGGCTCGAGGAAAGGCTCAAGGACTTCGACGCCGACATCTCGATCCACATCAACGGCTGCCCCAACGCCTGCGCGCGCACCCAGGTCGCCGACATCGGGCTCAAGGGCCAGCTGGTCATGAACTCCCACGGCGAGCAGGTCGAGGGCTTCCAGGTGCACCTGGGCGGCGGGCTGGGCATGGCGCAGGGGCAGACGTCCGGTTTCGGGCGCAAGCTCCGCGGGCTCAAGGCAACTGCCGAAGAGCTTCCCGCGTACGTGGAACGGCTCGCTCGCAACTATCTGGACGGGCGCACCGCGCGCGACGAGTCGTTCGCCACCTGGGTCATGCGCGCCGACGAGGAGCTCCTCAAATGA
- a CDS encoding phosphoadenylyl-sulfate reductase, whose translation MTIVAATSLNLVNLGAAPVAQDPDRRSRDELEALARDAGRELEGAPAEVIAKWATDTFGARFCVTSSMADAVVAHVFSRVSPGVDVVFLDTGLHFPETLKVRDIVAATMDVNVRSIRPRRTVGQQDGEYGPRLFARSPDECCFLRKVEPLERALSDYDAWATGLRRDESPTRANTPMVAFDAKKGKVKVNPIAAWTEADVNRYISRWNVPVNELFKKGYGSIGCWPCTRRTKAGEDPRAGRWAMFEKTECGLHV comes from the coding sequence ATGACCATCGTGGCCGCTACATCTCTCAACCTGGTCAACCTGGGCGCGGCCCCGGTGGCCCAGGACCCGGACCGGCGCTCCCGCGACGAGCTCGAGGCGCTGGCGCGCGACGCCGGCCGTGAGCTCGAAGGCGCGCCCGCCGAGGTGATCGCCAAGTGGGCGACCGACACCTTCGGCGCCCGGTTCTGCGTCACCAGCTCGATGGCCGACGCCGTGGTGGCGCACGTCTTCTCCCGGGTCTCGCCGGGCGTCGACGTCGTCTTCCTCGACACCGGCCTGCACTTCCCCGAGACGCTCAAGGTGCGCGACATCGTGGCCGCGACCATGGACGTCAACGTGCGCTCGATCCGGCCGCGCCGCACGGTCGGCCAGCAGGACGGCGAGTACGGGCCGCGGCTGTTCGCCCGCAGCCCCGACGAGTGCTGCTTCCTGCGCAAGGTCGAGCCGCTCGAGCGCGCCCTGTCCGACTACGACGCCTGGGCCACCGGCCTGCGCCGCGACGAGTCGCCGACCCGGGCCAACACGCCGATGGTCGCGTTCGACGCCAAGAAGGGCAAGGTCAAGGTCAACCCGATCGCGGCCTGGACCGAGGCCGACGTCAACCGTTACATCAGCCGCTGGAACGTGCCGGTCAACGAGCTGTTCAAGAAGGGCTACGGCTCGATCGGCTGCTGGCCCTGCACCCGGCGCACCAAGGCCGGCGAGGACCCGCGCGCGGGCCGCTGGGCGATGTTCGAGAAGACCGAATGCGGACTGCACGTCTGA
- a CDS encoding sirohydrochlorin chelatase, translated as MRTARLTDRLAVVLVAHGSRDPRAAAATEALARAVRRAHPAWEVHASFLDHAGPRPLDVLRSLPGRRVVLVPLLLTAAYHGRVDIPAVVAEAAALPVEVTLADVLGPSALLVDGVARRLGPTGADAVVLAAAGTRDAAARETIMWAAAALSARLSVPCVAAYASAAPPGPGAAVELLRAAGARRVGMAAYFLAPGRLYDVAVRSSLEAGAVAVAEPLGDAAEVVRLVAARVLAATGRLLPAAA; from the coding sequence ATGCGGACTGCACGTCTGACCGACCGGCTCGCGGTCGTCCTGGTCGCCCACGGCAGCCGGGACCCGCGGGCCGCGGCCGCCACCGAGGCCCTGGCCCGGGCGGTGCGCCGGGCCCACCCGGCGTGGGAGGTGCACGCGTCGTTCCTCGACCACGCCGGGCCGCGCCCGCTCGACGTGCTGCGGTCGCTGCCCGGCCGCCGGGTCGTGCTGGTGCCGCTGCTGCTGACCGCGGCCTACCACGGGCGGGTCGACATCCCGGCCGTGGTCGCCGAGGCGGCCGCGCTACCCGTCGAGGTGACCCTGGCCGACGTGCTGGGCCCCTCGGCGCTGCTCGTCGACGGTGTCGCGCGGCGGCTCGGCCCCACCGGGGCGGACGCGGTGGTGCTGGCCGCGGCGGGCACCCGCGACGCGGCCGCCCGCGAGACGATCATGTGGGCCGCGGCCGCCCTGAGCGCCCGGCTGAGCGTGCCGTGCGTCGCGGCGTATGCCTCGGCCGCCCCGCCGGGCCCCGGCGCCGCTGTGGAGCTTCTGCGGGCCGCCGGCGCCCGTCGCGTCGGGATGGCGGCGTACTTCCTGGCTCCGGGACGCCTGTACGACGTGGCTGTGCGGTCCTCGCTCGAGGCCGGTGCGGTGGCGGTCGCCGAGCCGCTGGGGGACGCGGCCGAGGTGGTGCGGCTGGTGGCCGCGCGCGTGCTGGCCGCCACCGGTCGCCTTCTGCCGGCCGCCGCCTGA
- a CDS encoding WhiB family transcriptional regulator, producing the protein MDWRHDAICRDEDPELFFPIGTSGPALLQVEQAKAVCRRCPVTEDCLTWALESGQDAGVWGGMSEDERRAVKRRGGLRVGAPTA; encoded by the coding sequence ATGGACTGGCGTCACGATGCGATCTGCCGCGACGAGGACCCGGAGCTGTTCTTCCCGATCGGGACGTCCGGCCCCGCGCTCCTGCAGGTCGAGCAGGCCAAGGCCGTGTGCCGGCGGTGTCCCGTGACCGAGGACTGCCTTACTTGGGCCCTCGAGTCCGGTCAGGATGCCGGCGTATGGGGCGGGATGAGCGAAGACGAGCGGCGCGCGGTCAAGCGTCGTGGCGGCCTCCGGGTCGGCGCTCCCACCGCCTGA